The Manihot esculenta cultivar AM560-2 chromosome 1, M.esculenta_v8, whole genome shotgun sequence genome has a window encoding:
- the LOC110619406 gene encoding ammonium transporter 2 member 3 has protein sequence MGFIYQDQSDIPLPTGLLPDESSPEWISKADNAWQLTATTMVCLQSVPGLVILYGSMVKKKWAVNSAFMAFYAFAAVLVCWVLWGHHMSFGNRLGPLVGRPNAALSQSFLLDKSKASQVPTADFVFYQFAFAAITVILLAGSLLGRMNIYAWMLFVPLWLTFSYTIGAFSIWGGGFLEQHIIDYAGGYVIHLSSGVAGFTAAYWVGPRHSHDRQHFPPNNVITMLAGAGFLWLGWTGFNGGSPFAAGLVASLAIFNTHLCTATSLLVWVSFDMIIYKKSSVIGAVQGMITGLVCITPAAGVVEPWAAMLMGAMSGSLTWYTMMVLHRRSAFFQSVDDTLAVFHTHAVAGLLGGILSGLLAKPALVKLMYPHNTYGTGLIYSLANGKHKDGLRQMLCQIEGAAFIAAWNVAMTSLICILLSRIVDLRIQEDDLEIGDDAVHGEEAYALWGDGERMPISRHLHPRLPSLYPRLTALCRSLS, from the exons ATGGGTTTTATCTATCAAGATCAGAGCGACATTCCCTTGCCAACAGGGCTTCTACCAGATGAGTCATCTCCAGAATGGATCAGCAAGGCAGACAATGCATGGCAACTCACAGCAACCACCATGGTTTGTCTACAGAGTGTCCCAGGCCTTGTGATTCTCTATGGAAGCATGGTGAAGAAGAAATGGGCTGTGAACTCTGCTTTTATGGCTTTTTATGCATTTGCAGCTGTTCTTGTTTGCTGGGTTTTATGGGGCCATCACATGTCCTTTGGCAATAGGCTTGGCCCACTAGTTGGAAGACCCAATGCTGCACTTTCACAGAGTTTTCTCCTAGACAAGTCTAAAGCGAGTCAGGTTCCTACAGCTGATTTTGTGTTTTATCAGTTTGCATTTGCTGCCATTACTGTTATTTTGCTTGCTGGGTCTTTACTTGGGAGGATGAACATCTATGCTTGGATGCTATTTGTTCCTTTATGGCTCACCTTTAGCTACACAATTGGGGCTTTCAGCATTTGGGGAGGAGGCTTTCTTGAGCAGCATATAATTGATTATGCAGGTGGCTATGTGATTCATCTGTCCTCTGGTGTGGCTGGTTTCACTGCTGCTTATTGG GTAGGACCCAGGCATTCACATGATAGGCAACATTTCCCTCCCAATAACGTAATTACCATGTTAGCGGGTGCAGGGTTTCTGTGGCTGGGATGGACAGGTTTTAATGGTGGGTCTCCATTTGCTGCTGGTTTGGTGGCATCACTTGCCATTTTTAATACCCATCTCTGCACTGCCACCAGCCTCTTGGTCTGGGTTTCCTTTGACATGATTATATACAAGAAAAGCTCAGTCATTGGTGCTGTTCAAGGGATGATTACTGGACTAGTCTGCATCACTCCTGCTGCAG GAGTAGTGGAGCCATGGGCAGCTATGCTAATGGGAGCAATGTCAGGTTCATTAACATGGTACACCATGATGGTATTGCACAGGAGGTCTGCATTCTTCCAAAGCGTGGATGACACATTGGCAGTCTTTCACACGCACGCAGTGGCTGGCCTTCTCGGAGGAATTCTTTCAGGTCTCCTTGCTAAACCTGCCCTTGTGAAGTTGATGTATCCACACAACACTTACGGCACAGGGTTGATCTATAGCCTTGCAAACGGAAAACACAAGGACGGCCTCAGACAAATGCTCTGCCAGATTGAAGGGGCAGCTTTCATTGCTGCTTGGAATGTAGCTATGACGAGCTTAATTTGTATATTGTTAAGCCGCATTGTTGATCTTAGGATACAAGAAGATGACCTGGAAATAGGCGATGACGCTGTACATGGTGAAGAAGCCTATGCACTTTGGGGTGATGGAGAGAGAATGCCAATATCTCGTCATCTGCATCCAAGGCTGCCTTCCTTGTACCCAAGACTCACTGCCTTGTGTCGATCGTTGAGTTGA
- the LOC110618619 gene encoding bifunctional nuclease isoform X2 translates to MMLGAQFQVRSLDGFRVLREETNASGGGGLILNSGGCLSIQFGFKRSLKLQCRGGRKSIIISCNSSRGSSSDGGGQSAHAHDDHDHDFLQASLLISETLLHYRMRRKGFQEEMTWRLPGRWNPFAILSKESRPDLSFVGHEFLRRFQSPTIFLKVSCDGDFLLPIIVGEFAIQKLIDNFRGGDDNGDCPDQFQLVRNLVERLGYKVKMVRITERVVNTYFARVYFSKVPIHVSKQVVFTDAIRISYGMGSMHDRKLTHDESLDSPADDPDSLSEELDIVKNMNLAIKEERYGDAAMWRDKLMELRQTHEQ, encoded by the exons ATGATGCTTGGAGCTCAATTCCAAGTCCGCTCGCTGGATGGTTTCAGGGTTTTAAGGGAAGAAACTAATGCAAGTGGCGGTGGAGGTTTGATTCTGAATTCTGGTGGGTGCTTGTCTATTCAATTCGGTTTCAAAAGAAGCCTAAAGTTACAATGTCGAGGTGGTCGTAAATCAATCATCATCTCTTGCAACTCTTCCCGTGGAAGCTCCTCCGATGGTGGTGGTCAATCTGCCCATGCCCATGATGACCATGATCACGACTTTCTCCAAGCTTCCCTTCTTATTTCAG AAACTCTCTTACACTACCGTATGCGGAGGAAAGGATTTCAAGAAGAGATGACATGGCGATTACCTGGTAGATGGAACCCATTTGCTATTCTATCAAAGGAATCAAGACCTGATCTGAGTTTTGTGGGACATGAGTTTCTTCGTCGCTTCCAAAgtcccaccatttttcttaaaGTTTCTTGTGATGGAGACTTCTTGCTACCAATTATCGTTG GGGAATTTGCTATACAGAAACTTATCGATAACTTTCGAGGAGGAGATGATAATGGG GACTGTCCAGACCAATTTCAGCTTGTGAGAAATCTGGTTGAAAGACTTGGTTACAAA GTGAAAATGGTGAGAATTACAGAGAGAGTGGTTAACACTTATTTTGCAAGAGTATATTTTAGCAAG GTCCCAATTCATGTAAGTAAACAAGTTGTCTTCACGGACGCTATCAGAATTAGCTATGGGATGGGAAGCATGCATGATAGGAAGCTAACTCATGATGAATCCCTTGACAG TCCTGCTGATGATCCGGATTCACTATCTGAGGAACTTGATATTGTGAAGAATATGAATTTAGCTATTAAAGAGGAAAGATATGGTGATGCAG CCATGTGGAGAGACAAACTGATGGAGCTTCGCCAGACACACGAGCAATAG
- the LOC110618619 gene encoding bifunctional nuclease isoform X1, with amino-acid sequence MMLGAQFQVRSLDGFRVLREETNASGGGGLILNSGGCLSIQFGFKRSLKLQCRGGRKSIIISCNSSRGSSSDGGGQSAHAHDDHDHDFLQASLLISETLLHYRMRRKGFQEEMTWRLPGRWNPFAILSKESRPDLSFVGHEFLRRFQSPTIFLKVSCDGDFLLPIIVGEFAIQKLIDNFRGGDDNGDCPDQFQLVRNLVERLGYKVKMVRITERVVNTYFARVYFSKPGENKILSVDARPSDAINVANRCKVPIHVSKQVVFTDAIRISYGMGSMHDRKLTHDESLDSPADDPDSLSEELDIVKNMNLAIKEERYGDAAMWRDKLMELRQTHEQ; translated from the exons ATGATGCTTGGAGCTCAATTCCAAGTCCGCTCGCTGGATGGTTTCAGGGTTTTAAGGGAAGAAACTAATGCAAGTGGCGGTGGAGGTTTGATTCTGAATTCTGGTGGGTGCTTGTCTATTCAATTCGGTTTCAAAAGAAGCCTAAAGTTACAATGTCGAGGTGGTCGTAAATCAATCATCATCTCTTGCAACTCTTCCCGTGGAAGCTCCTCCGATGGTGGTGGTCAATCTGCCCATGCCCATGATGACCATGATCACGACTTTCTCCAAGCTTCCCTTCTTATTTCAG AAACTCTCTTACACTACCGTATGCGGAGGAAAGGATTTCAAGAAGAGATGACATGGCGATTACCTGGTAGATGGAACCCATTTGCTATTCTATCAAAGGAATCAAGACCTGATCTGAGTTTTGTGGGACATGAGTTTCTTCGTCGCTTCCAAAgtcccaccatttttcttaaaGTTTCTTGTGATGGAGACTTCTTGCTACCAATTATCGTTG GGGAATTTGCTATACAGAAACTTATCGATAACTTTCGAGGAGGAGATGATAATGGG GACTGTCCAGACCAATTTCAGCTTGTGAGAAATCTGGTTGAAAGACTTGGTTACAAA GTGAAAATGGTGAGAATTACAGAGAGAGTGGTTAACACTTATTTTGCAAGAGTATATTTTAGCAAG CCAGGAGAAAACAAAATTCTAAGCGTAGATGCACGGCCGTCTGATGCCATTAATGTGGCAAACAGATGCAAG GTCCCAATTCATGTAAGTAAACAAGTTGTCTTCACGGACGCTATCAGAATTAGCTATGGGATGGGAAGCATGCATGATAGGAAGCTAACTCATGATGAATCCCTTGACAG TCCTGCTGATGATCCGGATTCACTATCTGAGGAACTTGATATTGTGAAGAATATGAATTTAGCTATTAAAGAGGAAAGATATGGTGATGCAG CCATGTGGAGAGACAAACTGATGGAGCTTCGCCAGACACACGAGCAATAG